In Armatimonadota bacterium, one genomic interval encodes:
- a CDS encoding uroporphyrinogen decarboxylase family protein — protein MTVIGTARERLLRALRGERVDRAPVICPGGMMTMATRSAMCASGAAWPRAHSDPHAMADLVRATQAETDLECLAAPFCMTVEAEALGCRVDLGADNALPHVEAEAFADPAGLERLPAFDAERSGRAPVVLAALRLLAAGRSGEPVIGAVVGPVSLAAMVMEAGVFLRLARRDPPRAQEIVAAMARVTLAFAVAQRAAGADCVMIAEPTATGEVLGARHFTHLALPALTRLLSVLRDSDAAAILHICGDVRPLLSALRVLARRLPPLALSVDSMVSGELLRRELPGCVRVGNVDALLLERGPVSAIERAARRAARDFDVVSPACGLAPTTPASHLRALVHASRDHERT, from the coding sequence ATGACTGTCATTGGCACCGCGCGCGAGCGTCTGCTGCGCGCGTTGCGCGGCGAGCGCGTTGACCGCGCCCCCGTCATCTGCCCCGGCGGCATGATGACCATGGCCACGCGCTCGGCCATGTGCGCCAGCGGCGCTGCCTGGCCCCGCGCCCACTCCGACCCCCACGCCATGGCCGACCTCGTGCGCGCGACCCAAGCCGAAACCGACCTGGAGTGCCTGGCGGCGCCCTTCTGCATGACGGTGGAGGCGGAAGCGCTCGGCTGCCGCGTGGACCTGGGCGCCGACAACGCGCTGCCGCACGTGGAGGCGGAGGCGTTTGCCGACCCCGCGGGGCTCGAGCGGTTGCCGGCGTTCGACGCCGAGCGCTCCGGGCGCGCGCCGGTGGTGCTCGCGGCTTTGCGCCTTCTCGCCGCCGGGCGCTCAGGCGAGCCGGTCATCGGCGCCGTGGTCGGCCCGGTAAGCTTGGCGGCGATGGTCATGGAGGCAGGGGTGTTCCTGCGCCTCGCCCGGCGCGATCCGCCGCGGGCGCAGGAGATCGTCGCGGCGATGGCGCGAGTGACGCTTGCCTTTGCCGTCGCGCAGCGCGCTGCCGGCGCCGACTGTGTCATGATCGCCGAGCCCACCGCCACGGGAGAGGTGCTGGGCGCTCGCCACTTCACGCACCTGGCGCTGCCCGCGTTGACCCGCCTGCTGTCGGTGTTGCGCGACAGCGACGCAGCCGCTATACTGCACATATGCGGCGATGTGCGGCCGCTGCTGTCTGCGCTGCGCGTTCTGGCGCGGCGCCTGCCGCCGCTCGCGCTGAGCGTGGACTCGATGGTGAGCGGCGAACTGCTGCGGCGCGAGCTGCCCGGCTGCGTACGGGTGGGCAATGTGGATGCGCTGCTGCTGGAGCGCGGGCCGGTGTCGGCGATTGAACGGGCGGCCCGCCGCGCCGCGCGGGATTTCGACGTGGTGTCGCCGGCGTGCGGCCTGGCGCCGACCACACCTGCCTCCCATTTGCGGGCGCTGGTGCACGCGTCCCGAGACCATGAGCGAACATAA
- the selA gene encoding L-seryl-tRNA(Sec) selenium transferase: MLRKLPRVDDLLAQPLLAEAAPEAPRALIRCAARAAIADARARLRAGAQSPDISAEVLAARAADILRRQVAPSLRRVINATGVILHTGLGRAPLAASAGAALAEISCGYCNVQVDLESGDRSQREDHVQWLLQELTGAEAALVVNNNAAATVLALNTLAGGREVVLSRGELVEIGGAFRMPEIMALAGCRLVEVGCTNRTHLRDYQAAITPETALLLCVHQSNYRLQGFTSQTPLAEVATLARAHGIMCAHDLGSGALLDLRRFGLPHEPTAAESLTAGADAVFFSGDKLLGGPQCGIILGRRKPLQAMHENPYYRIFRVDKLTLAALEATLRLFLDAERLPQKHALMSVLTRPLDEIRVRAQELARRIAADCGEWLVVEATPGESQVGGGSLAGHTLPTFVVSLRPAGSRGGESGLSPGDLAWRLRQGEPPIVARIHEDAVLLDLRTVLPDEDQLVGKALAAACRALPT; this comes from the coding sequence GTGCTACGCAAGCTGCCCCGCGTTGACGACCTCCTTGCGCAGCCGCTCCTCGCCGAGGCGGCGCCGGAGGCGCCGCGCGCGCTGATCCGGTGCGCCGCGCGTGCCGCGATTGCCGACGCCCGCGCGCGGCTGCGGGCCGGCGCGCAGTCCCCCGACATTTCCGCCGAGGTGCTTGCCGCTCGCGCCGCCGACATCTTGCGCCGCCAGGTCGCCCCCAGCCTGCGCCGCGTCATCAACGCCACCGGCGTCATCCTGCACACGGGCCTGGGGAGGGCGCCGTTGGCAGCGTCCGCCGGCGCGGCGCTGGCCGAGATCTCCTGCGGCTACTGCAATGTTCAGGTGGACCTCGAATCGGGCGACCGCTCCCAGCGCGAGGACCACGTACAGTGGCTGCTGCAGGAGCTCACCGGCGCGGAGGCGGCCCTGGTCGTCAACAACAATGCGGCCGCCACCGTGCTCGCCCTCAACACCCTGGCCGGCGGGCGCGAGGTCGTCCTGTCGCGCGGCGAGCTGGTGGAGATCGGCGGCGCGTTTCGCATGCCGGAGATCATGGCGCTGGCCGGCTGCCGCCTAGTCGAGGTCGGCTGCACCAATCGCACCCACCTGCGCGACTACCAGGCGGCCATCACCCCGGAAACCGCGCTGCTGCTGTGCGTGCACCAGAGCAACTACCGCCTCCAAGGGTTCACCTCCCAGACGCCGCTGGCGGAGGTGGCGACGCTGGCGCGTGCGCACGGGATCATGTGCGCCCATGATCTGGGCAGCGGCGCCCTGCTTGACCTGCGTCGGTTCGGGCTGCCGCACGAGCCCACCGCGGCGGAGAGTCTGACCGCCGGCGCCGATGCGGTCTTCTTCAGCGGTGACAAGCTCTTGGGAGGGCCGCAATGCGGCATCATCCTGGGCCGACGCAAGCCCCTCCAAGCGATGCATGAGAACCCTTACTACCGCATTTTCCGCGTGGACAAGCTGACCCTCGCGGCCCTCGAGGCCACCCTGCGCCTCTTCCTCGATGCCGAGCGCCTGCCGCAGAAGCACGCCCTCATGTCCGTCCTCACGCGCCCGCTCGATGAGATCCGCGTCCGCGCGCAAGAGTTGGCGCGCCGCATCGCCGCCGACTGCGGGGAATGGCTCGTCGTCGAGGCAACACCCGGTGAGTCGCAGGTCGGCGGCGGCTCGCTGGCTGGACACACGCTGCCGACATTCGTCGTGAGCCTTCGTCCGGCCGGTTCGCGCGGCGGAGAGTCAGGGCTTTCGCCTGGCGATCTCGCCTGGCGCCTGCGTCAGGGCGAGCCGCCCATCGTCGCCCGCATCCACGAGGACGCGGTGTTGCTCGACCTGCGGACGGTGCTGCCCGATGAGGACCAGCTGGTCGGCAAGGCCCTGGCCGCAGCCTGCCGGGCGCTGCCTACGTGA
- a CDS encoding 4Fe-4S binding protein codes for MSEHNHRPDIGNSGARARVQLFSLVLFNSYFLAPLGKYLCVPVLNCYSCPLGTVACPIGSIISFGLVRGIPYYIIGSLGVAAVAGGRAFCGWACPFGYLQDWLHRLRTPKWRLPRAANGLKYGLLVVLVIALPLALGGGKAQTASERIASGSSRAVDYCGIVCPAGTLEAGVPLLVSSRQARTDMSLRTWSKLAILIAVLGLMIVSRRGFCRALCPLGALMALGAGASLLRLRTDPVKCTKCMRCAKVCPTASRSVPDTPGGREASAECVLCLDCVRSCPAGDALGATFGSRPILTSQGADCAR; via the coding sequence ATGAGCGAACATAACCACCGGCCTGATATCGGCAACTCGGGGGCGCGAGCCCGGGTGCAGTTGTTTTCCCTCGTCCTGTTCAACAGCTACTTCCTCGCGCCGCTGGGCAAGTATCTGTGCGTGCCGGTGCTTAACTGCTACTCATGTCCGCTGGGCACCGTGGCCTGCCCCATCGGCAGCATCATCTCCTTCGGCCTCGTGCGCGGCATCCCGTACTACATCATCGGCTCGCTCGGTGTGGCGGCGGTAGCCGGCGGCCGCGCGTTCTGCGGCTGGGCCTGTCCGTTCGGCTACCTGCAGGACTGGCTCCATCGCCTCCGCACTCCCAAGTGGCGGCTACCGCGCGCGGCGAACGGCCTGAAGTACGGGCTGCTCGTGGTTCTGGTGATTGCGCTGCCGCTGGCGCTTGGCGGCGGCAAGGCCCAGACCGCCTCCGAGCGCATCGCCTCCGGGAGTTCCCGCGCCGTGGACTACTGCGGCATCGTCTGCCCCGCCGGCACGCTGGAGGCCGGTGTGCCCCTGCTCGTCTCCAGTCGCCAGGCGCGCACGGATATGTCCTTGCGTACCTGGAGCAAACTGGCTATACTGATCGCGGTACTGGGGCTGATGATCGTGTCGCGGCGCGGTTTCTGCCGGGCGCTGTGCCCACTGGGCGCGCTGATGGCGCTGGGCGCGGGCGCTTCGCTCCTGCGCCTGCGTACCGACCCCGTCAAGTGCACCAAGTGCATGCGGTGCGCGAAGGTTTGTCCCACCGCCAGCCGCAGCGTGCCTGACACGCCGGGGGGCCGGGAGGCCTCGGCGGAGTGCGTGCTCTGCCTGGACTGCGTCCGCAGTTGCCCGGCAGGCGACGCCCTCGGCGCCACCTTCGGATCGCGACCCATCCTCACCAGTCAGGGAGCAGACTGTGCGCGATAA